The DNA region ACTCAAGGGCTCTGAGTATGAAAATAGCTACTACTTTTTGGGTGCCCTCTGTCTGCCTAggatgtgccaggtactgtgcatCCCTGATCTCACTTATTTCTCAAAAATATGCTGTAGGATGGGTGtccttatcctcattttacagaaccAGCTCACAGGGCATCGAGCAGTTGCTGAACCTGGAACCTggcctctctgtgcttttctCACCAGGtcatgctgaaaagaaaaaaaggctttaCTATTTTCCTCACCTGAGATGCTGCTCTGATGGCAAGAGAGAAGATTACAGGCAAATCACCTGGATCTTGTTGATCAACAATCAGGattgttaataaaattattttccttttttttttaaatttttatattttcctctttgcctctgcctcttttctcctctttcctctcatAATCCATTGTACGTCTATGAAAATACTTTTCACACTGACATAATTAGTTCTGTTTGTTTCTCAAATTATAACTAGCAGACTGCCTTTCCCAGAGATGTCAGAAGATTGGAGCTGAGTTAAATGTTAAGTCATGAGGCTACACTGATTTACCCGCCTGCTTTGTAGCAAGGAACTAGTTAACCTTGATATATAGTAAACTTCAAATCTTGTTCGGGTTCCCATGTCTTCTCTTTGACCTCTCATTACATCTAATTACAATAGGCTTCTCACCTTGCTCGGTTAAGCTTTATGGTAATTTTGTTTGCCATTGTTTACGGCAACCgcagagcttgttaaaaatgcctCATTGCCTCAATGGCATTTGGAGACAAAGAATGAGTAACCagggaggagatatatatatatctctcacaTCTCCGAAGCCCATCTGGTTCTTCAACATAGTTCTAATAAACAGGACTGCCAATTCTCCACCCATGAAAATCTTTATAGGCCCAAGAATAAATTTAGCTGATCTCCAAACCTGTTTGCACATTGTCAGACTGGTTTTGTGTCTTTTGGTAAATTTTCCATGGAAGACCCTAGCCTTTAACATTTAGTCTCCTAAAAACTGTATAAAGAATAGTTCATTTTGCTTTTGGGAGGGGATGGATTGAAAAACAATGATAATTCAGCAGCATGTGTTCTGTTGTCCTCAAAGATAGCATCCACTATGCACCGAAAGGAAAACATGGCTCACAAAAAAAGCGAAGTGAGCTTTTTAAGGTCAGTGATAAATGTGGCAAACTGCAATGCTGCAAAAATAAGGGAAATTAAAAGTTTGTGCAAAtcctttgaaaaaatattattttcataataacaaaaCTAGCCacaagcgggcttccctggtggtgcagtggttaagaattcgcctgccaatgcaggggacacaggttcaagccctggtctgggaagatcccacatgccacagagcaactaagcccgcgattactgagcctgcgctctagagctcgtgagccacactactgagcctgtgcactacagctattgaagcccgcgagccataactactgagcccatgtgccacaactactgaagcccgtccacctagagcctgtgctccacaacaagaaaagccaccgcaatgagaagaacgtgcactgcaacgaagagtagctcccactcgccacaactagagaaagcccacacacagtaacgaagacccaacgcagccaaaaataaataaataaaataaataaatttatatattaaaaaaaactagccAAAAGCTAAAAACCCTCAAATATCTATTTCTTGGCCCAAAACACTGAACATCAAAAAGTacaattcttgggcttccctggtggctcagtggttgagcgtccgcctgccaatgaaggggacaccgttcgagccctggtccgggaggatcccacatgccgcggagcaactgagcctgtgcaccacaactactgagcctgtgctctagagcccgcaagccacaactactgagcccatgtgctgcaactactgaagccagtgtgcctggagcccgtgctccgcaacaagagaggccacggcaacgagaggcccacgcactgcagcgaAGTGGTCCCCGCTCGCTACAATCAGAGAAGGCCCctgcgcagcaacagagacccaatgcagcctaaataaataaatttattttttaaaaaaagtacaattctttttaaacagtagacatataaagaaaaatgataatctAAATAATAGTTACAATGACAATACTAGAAATGCCCTATGTAGTTTATAATCTTCCCCTTTGCactacagagggaaaaaaaagcatgtttAAAAAAGATTCTGAATATGAATTCATTTTGTGgtagagaaattttaattgatttttttttttttttttttttttggccgcgccgggaggcttgcgggatcttagttcccctaccagggatcgaactcgctCCCCTTGCAGTgtaagcctggagtcctaaccactggaccgcaagggaattctcttaaatgatttttaaattttttattttactttttatttatttattttttgtctgcgtttggtcttcgttgctgcacgcgggctttctctagttgtggcgagcgcgggctactcttcgttgccgtgggcgtgcttctcattacggtggcttctcttgttgcagagcacgggctctaggtgcgcgggcttcagtagttgtggctcacgggctctaggcgcacgggcttcagtagttgtggcatgtgggctcagtagttgtggctcgtgggctctagagcacaggctcagtagttgtggcgcactggcttagttactctgcagcacgtgggatcttcccggaccagggctcgaacccgtgtcccctgcactggcaggcggattcttaaccactgcaccaccagggaagtcccttaagtgattttttaaaacaattattatcaCAAATCCATTTGGGgacaaaggatttttaaatttaaatacatttaaatccaTCTTACACTGTTGCTTTCTATTGTCTCTTTCTTAAAGGACTtgacttgtttttcatttaaccAATGAAACTTTTTTCCCACCTGAACTACATTCCCAGACTTTCTCTTGGGTGGGCTTAAGTAATGACATGAAATACTGTGTCTGAAACGAGAAACACAAACACCGCCCACAAATCTTTAATAGAAACCTATATGCTTAAGCAGGAATGTAAAAACTCACTGTAAAAAAAATCCGCTTAAAACCACAGAACACTAGAAGTTTTGAaagtttcaatattttaaatttttacatcagAGGCTTTGTAATTAATATCATAACTATTAAAAGATTAAACTATATGTAAGTTGACACTGTAATCTACACGAGGAGTAAGTTCTGCCTGTTGGCCccaagctttcctttttttctttttttaattgtggtaagacACAGAACACAAAATTTACtattctaataattttaaagttcagCAGCATCAAGTACATTCACGTCGTTGTGCCACCCTAAACCCACTGTTCAGCTCCTCAGCTCCTCCACTAGGGGGCGGACGAACACAGCGCAATCAGCCGGCCTCTTCGCGCCACCTAGTCTACGCATGCGCTTCTCACCTGGGGAAGGTAaacgggggcggggcctgggcggagcctcggggcggggccggggcacGCAGGCGCGGCGCGGGCAGTGTGACGTCAGGCTGCGCGGCCGGGCTAGGACCTGGCCTCGGCTCGCTGCGGCTCTTCCCCGAGCGTGACGTGTTGACTCCCCTCCCCGTGGACTCCCTTCCCCGCGGCCCGCCCGCCCGCCTCACCGCCGCCTCCTTCGCTCCCTCAGAGCGGGCCAGCGGCCGGGGTGGAGGCCCGGAGGCGTCGCGGCGCCGAGAGGGCGGGCGGGCAGGCTTCGGAGCCGGGAGGGCCGGGTCCGCGGCCGGTCGGTgcgcggcgggcgggcggcgggcgccGGTCTATATGGCGGCGGCTCTGTCGGGCCTGGCTGTCCGGCTGTCGCGCTCGGCCGCCGCCCGCTCCTATGGGGTCTTCTGCAAGGGGCTGACCCGCACGCTGCTCATCTTTTTCGACCTGGCCTGGCGGTTGCGCATCAACTTCCCCTACCTCTACATCGTGGCTTCCATGATGCTCAACGTCCGCCTGCAGGTGGGTGAGCCGCGCCCGCCCGGCCCCTGTCCCCCGACCCTCCCCGAGCGCCGGTCCGCCCAGCGCGGCCCGGCCCACCTCGCCCAGGACGATGCAGATGCCGCCGGGAGCTGCCAAGCTGGATGCTGAATGTATGCCAAACGCCGTGCATTTCTCCCGCAACCCCACGGGGGGAGAAACCCGCTGAGGTTATTGTTATCCCTGTTCCGCAAACGAGGCGGGGTGGGGACGTGAAGCGGCCTGCCTCGGGTACGGGCCTGCGGCTGGGGCGTGGGCTCCGCGGCCAGGCAGGTGGATGCTGCCACGGGCGCCAAAGGCCCTGGCCCTGAAGAGGAAATTTTGCCCAGAAAATTGCAAATTCTGgggcgcgggggtggggggtgagttTATGGTTGACTTTTCTAGTTCCCAAACTTTATGAAGCtttgaaaagaattaaaacttaAGAGGGATTAGTTAATGTTAACCAGTGTTCTGCTGGAGTTATCTCATTTATCCtggcgggggtgggtggtggtgaaaGGAGTGGGGGTGATGAGAGAAAACGAGGTGGAAGGAGGTAGAGAGGCAAAGGTTCAGAGGCTCGAAACAGTTCAGGTGTGAAATagttcacacacaaacacacacaccacacgcacacacccagCGCCTTGGAGATCATCTTTGCTATAAATGATTGACATTTCTACATCCCTCAAATTCCAGATGCCTTTTTCTGGTGGAATGGAAAGTCATCAAATTGAGAATTATTCCTTTCCAAGTGTGTCATAGATTGCCAAGTGCTGAGCGTGTCTTGGATTTCGTTTTCACGTGGTGGACTGTCTGCTGTGTGCGAGGCACGGGCTCTGTGATGGAGGGATGGGTCCCTGTCCATCGAGAGCTTACAGTCCGGCGGTACTTGTGTTGCTCCCTGGTGTGCAAAATGAGGAAGCCTGAGTAGGAGTATGCAGTATTGACATGGGCGGGgcaggtgtttttctttttccctttggtttAGTTGTATCAGAATATAATTGTCTCTAAGCTTGAACTGGAAGTTTTGGGTGCCTGTCACTGGTGCTGGCAGGCCACATAAAACTTAAAACCCACTGTTCATCAAAATTGTGTTCAGGTGAGTTGGGATGAACCTGCCTCTCTATTTCAGGGTCCAAACTGAGATACTTTTATGTGAGCAGGGACTTGTGGCATCCTTAAGTGGTTGCTGACAAAAGGAGTAGAAAACTCGGATACCTTTCCAGCATGTGGTATCAATGTGTAAAGAAGGGTGCTGGGAGTGGGGACTGGGGTAAATCAGAAAGCCTGTGCTCTATCCACTTGTCACTAGCCAACTGTTGTTTGTCAGATATAGCAATTTACAAGAGAAATTGgaaatcctgatttttaaatatcaacttaacaaaaaataaactgtgggtaaaacaaaatatttgaccCCAAGCTCCACTTTGGAAACTCTTGTTCTAGTGTTACATTTATAATTTGCAGTCGTCTGTAAAAATCACAAGAATGACTGTAAGAGAAAACCTACGTAATGTTGAAAATACTCAATtttgtaccattaaaaaaaaaatcagctttctcATATGCTTACTTAGCTATTTATGACCACTCCCCTAGTCCAAGCTACTATAATCACTCACCAGGCCTATTGCAGGTGCCTCTATCTATTCTCCACAGGGCCCTTAGagaagtcttttaaaaacataaatcagattgTGTCATTCctcacaaaaaaacagaaaacaaaaactgctTCCCATTGCATGTGGAATGCAGTTCACATGTTTCTATCCTGCAGATCTGATTTCTGTCCACCTTTCTAACCTCTCCCCTGGCCTGTTCCTTGCTTGCtatcatttctcttatttttctatctACTCTTAGCATGCACCAAGCCCTTGCGGCCCCTGGGCActtgcacttgctgttctttcCACCTCGAGTGCTCTTCCTTGGCTCTTTGAATGCTCATACATTCTCACACCCGGGTTCTGCTTTCAGAGAGGTCTTTTGGGGTCACCAAGGAGGATCTTTTCGGGTCACCAATCGGTATGATCTTGCAGCTGCTCTCTTCACTGCAAGAGTGCTGAAGGCTTGTTTGTTTCATATCAACAAGGAGCAGAGGAGTCTGTTCCTATTACGATGCTGAGGGTTTCCAAATCTCTCAGTTGCTTGTAAGGCAGTAGAATTATCTCTGGAAAGGTTGTTCAAATACAGATTTCATAACAAGGAGTTTGCACTGTCATGATTGAGGGTAAATGCATTTTGGAGGCGGGAAGTTGGCTCTGTGAGGATGGCGTGGGCAGTAGGGAGAGCTGGGTACACCAGGCTAATGGATGACTTGGTGGACTTGATGTCAAGTCATCATCCAGGTACAGCACAGCTTTAGAGTACTGGGGAATTCGGACGCTCTGGCTGTAGAGTGTGGGCTTTGTTGGTCAGTTCAGGAgtgagtgggaggtggggaggcccAGACAAGGTGGTCGCCGGGTACCTTGCGGGAGGGCTGTCTGAGAACTACGTGAGGATTTTAGGTGTGATCTTGGGCTTGGATCAAGTGCATCAGCAGCCTATCGCATGCTGAGGGGGGCAAGGTGGGAGTTGGGGTGTCTCTTTACTGTAACATTTCCATCTGCTGCTTTAAACTCCCCTGCAGGTTTAGAGTTTCTGTTCATTGGTGGAAGATCATTGACTTACCTGACTTGAGGGTTTAATGATTCTGGCCTCTGGTAAAGAGAAGTGCAACAGGAAATAGGGGACAAGAGTAAGGGGATGGGCCAACTCACCGCCACCTGCTTACTCAGGACACTCTGTCCATCCTCTTCCTTGCAGGGGCGCTGGAGCCTGTTTTGTGAGTCATAATGAATAAAGAACTCTGTCCCACATGTTTACTCAGGACCCCCAAACCATCTGTCAGTAGGGTAGCCAGGCATTTTAAGGAGATTGATacctcttcttcaatttttttttttttttttttttttgcggtacgtgagcctctcactgttgcggcctctcccgttgtggagcacaggctccggacgcgcaggctcagtggccatggctcacgggcccagctgctctgcggcatgtgggatcttcccggaccagggcacgaacctgtgtcccctgcatcggcaggcggactctcaaccactgcgccaccagggaagcctcttctTCAATTTGAGagtgattaaatgagaaaatagatgcAAAGGGCTTTGTAAACTGAGAAGGGCTATGATTTAAAAATACCGTTTGCAAGCAAGGCTTAATCTCCTAGAGTCATTAGCATCCTCCTTATTTATATATAATCTGAAATACAAAGcattgaaaaaaatgagaatcCATACCAAATACTAAATGTAGtaaaaggaagatgaaaaaaagtGCTCTGAGAACCTGCTATAATTGAACAAGTTATGCCTACAATGTTTCAGTTACGTTGCCTGTGGAAAGAATCAAGTATCTTAGCCCCAGGTCCCCTAGATTCGCGTAACCATGAAAAGAGGAGGCCTGAAAGAGAACAGCTGGAGAAGGTGACTTCATGAAGGTGAGGGATAGTTGTCAGACCAAGCTGTGGCCTTGGCTTTCTGAGCAGGCAGCCACACAGCCCTGTGCTGAGCTGGCCAGGCCGAGAACCTCTCTTGGCCTGTCCTCTGCGGCCTGTctccttgttttgtttctaacTGCTCTTCTTCAGGCTCCTCTCTCCGAAAGACTTTCTAGATCCATAGCTCCATAGGTTTCAGTGTTCACCTATCACTTGAAAATCTATATTCATTCCTTCCAGCCAGGTAAAAAGAGTTGAGGAATGCACGCAGGGCTGGGGAAGCTGGGTGCTGTTCCAAATAGAGCACTCAGAGTGGGCCTTAGCGATGAGCAAAACTTGAAGGGGATGAGGGCTTTAGCCATGGAGATGCCCGGCTTAGCAGAGAAGCCTTGCAGCCCGTGCGAGAGCTCTGCGTGTCCCAGGGCAGTGGGAGGTGGCCGGAGGCTGGGACTGAGAGGCTCGTGTGCCTTGGACTGCCAGGACGTTGGCCTTGACTGATTGAAATCATCTTATGGCCGGACAATTTCAAAAAGTAGTAAAGATTCCAAGGGTCGACTGCAGCTTGaagtgagttttattttgttgcttgatcTACATCAAGCTCCTGGAAGAAAGTTGGAGGAAATTATAGACTATTAAGGAACATCATAAAAGCTTAAGAGGCAAAGTCAGAAGCATGAGCTCAGTAAAACGTAGGAGTTTGTTCTGGCTTCTGGGGTATTGAACAGCTATATACTTTGAGATGGAAAATTCCAAACATGTAGGACACATAAAAATACCATGGAATCTTTCCTATCTTTCAAGGGAATTCATAATCATGGTTTTTCATAAACTTTTGAAAAAAGTTCCACCTCTAAAGATAGGTtgaagtagattttaaaaaatttttaacctgcataaaatttgaaagaatagtACAGTGAACACCTGTATCCTTGactcaagtttttaaaaagtcttagaaGTAAATTCTCACATAATGGTTCGAGCAGATGTTAAAGTATATGAATTAGGTCTATATGTACTAATGTTAAAAGGTATCCACcaaatatacagtgaagaaaagcaaGTTTAAAAACCATCTAAGTagtagcacatttaaaaaatttttcataaatacaCTTGTCAATACCTAGAGCAGGGAGAAGCATGCCAGGACCAGGAGGCAGCCCGAACTCAGGAGAGAGCCTGGGCATTCCTCCTCACATGATCTGTGCAGAAGGGCCAATGTTTCTTCACCTCCACAGACTGGATGGTTTGtaaacaacaaacattaatttctcgcagttctggaggccgagaagtccaagatcaaggcaccagtaTGGTTAAGGTCTCTTGAGGGCCCTCCTGGTTCGTAGCcagtgccttcttgctgtgtcctcacatggtagaaggggctaGGGATCTCTGGCATCTTTTTATAGGAACATTAattggggcttgcctggtggcacagtggttaagaatccgcctgccaatgcaggggacacggatttgagccctggtccgggaagatcccacatggccgtggagcaactaagcccatgtgccacgactactgagcccgtgtgccacagctactgaagcctgcgtgcctatagctcgtgctctgcaacaagagaagccaccgcaatgagaagcccgcaccctgcaacgaagagtagcccccgctcgccgcaactagagaaagctcgcgcgcagtgacaaagacccaacgcagccaaaaataaatttaaaaaaattaatctcactcacctcctaataccatcatcttttGAGGTTAGGggttcagcatatgaattttggggggttacaaacattcagaccatagcatctCCTGATAGGTTTGTAAGATCCAATAGAAATGAATTGCTTTTAAACATAAGAACTAAATGTAGTTCTTAGAATGTAGTTCTTAGAATGtaggggaaaatcttcatgatactgaatttggcaatgatttcttgccaaaagcacaggcaacaaaagaaaaagataaattggactgtGAATATTAGACATTGGTTcatcaaaggatactatcaagagagtgaaagaggcaactcacagaatgggagaaagtatagttgacccttgaagaacacaggtttgaaccGTGCAGGTCCACTAATACGCAGAATTTTTTCAGTAGTATATGTTAACACTGCgtgatctgaggttggttgaatcttcGGATGTGGAACTGCAAAGACGGAGGAACCATGTATAGGAAGGGTTGCTGTAAAGTTGTACTCAGATTTTCGACTGTGAGGAGGGTCAATGTCCCTAGCccccaagttgttcaagggtcacctgtatttgcaaaccatatatctgttaaggattaatgtccaaaatatgtaaagaactcgtacaactcaacagcaacaaaaaacccaatccaaaaattggcaaaggacttgaatagacatttctccaaagaagatagatcAATGGCAAGTAAACCCAGGAAAAGATGGGCAATTGGAACATGTTTGTGGGCAGCCAGTCCACCAACTATGGTGAGGCCCTGACACATCATTATGATGACCTCTGAGCCCCAGCTTGCCCACTTCAGCCTTGTGGCCCCATGGGATGCCCAGAGGAGGGGCCCTGGTGGCCAGGCGCCTCTCCCCATACCAGCCCTGCAGGATGTGGACGCAGTGTCCCCCTGCCTCTGGGCTCTCACAGACCCACCGGGTCAACTTCTCTCCCTGAGACTCGGCTcctcccatctctccccatcccactccaGGGACACTCATGGACCTGAAGGGTGAGTGACCACTCGTTTCTCACTGACAGTCTCCCAACCCAGACCCAGGGACCCCCACGCCAGGCTTAGTTTCCAAGAGCCCTCACTAACTGCTCCAGTTCCAAATCTGAGCATCAAAGCCACAACGAGATGCTACCTCACACCCGTTAGGTTGGCTATTatggggtgagggggagggaaagaacgcgaggatgtggagagattaaaacccttgtgcactgttggtgggaatgtaaaatggtgcagttgctatggaaaacagtttggcaagtcctcagaaagttaaacatagaatcacTGTATGATTCAGCAAGTTCACTGGTAGGTGTATACCCCAAAGATTTGAAAACAGGGGCTCAGGCACTTGtgctccaatgttcatagcactatggacaacagccaaaaagtagatacaatccaagtgtccatcaacagatgagtggataaacagaAGGTTTTATACTTTCAATGCAAAATTATACATCtttgaaaaggaataaagttcttttttggctgtgccgtgcagcttgcaggatcttagttccctgaccagtggtcgaacccgtgccccctgcagtggaagcaaggagtcttaaccactggaccaccaggaaagtcccaggaaTAAAGTTCTGATACCTGCTACAGCTTGATGAACCTTAGGAACActattcatagagacagaatgtagaaggtggttgccaggggctggagagggggaATGGGAATTGTTTAATGGAAACAGTTCTAgtttggaatgatgaaaatgttctagaaatgtgtggtggtgatggatggtagattttatgtatattttactgcagtttttttttaaagtactagaAAAGTGATTATGCTGTTGGTTGTTGTGGCAGTGTTAAGTTGCCATAGAAGTTTCTAAGAGCCTATTCTTAATTTTGTTCTTGAATGATCACAGTAACAAACTTGGGGGTGTGGCCAGGGTCCAGTGGCTTGTACATTTTTAAGGATTTTGGCttactctgagtgaaatgggAAACATTTCACTGAGATGTGACCTAATCTCATTTGCTTTTATAaaggatcatttttttcttcttttaaaaaaaaaggtttattttttcttttaaggatctttttttttttttccctgcgcagcatggcttgtggaatcttagtttgccaaccagggattgaacccaagccccatcagtgaaagcactgagtcctaaccactggactgccacggaaTTCTCTAAAGATCATAttataaaaaaacttttattatggGAATATTcaaatatacacagaagtggagtacagttgtcccttggtaccTGCAAGGGGTTGGTTTCAGGACCCCTggggataccaaaatccacagatgctcaagtcccttgtataaaactgtgtagtatttgcatgtaacccGTGTACATCCTCccttatactttaaatcatctctagattacttttaatacctaatacaatgtaaatgctatgtaaatagttgtaaacacaatgtaagtgctatgtaaatagttgctagcacatagcaaattcaagttttgctttttggaactttctggaaattccccccccccccaaaaattctatttttttctatttcctcttggttgaatcctcagatgcgGAActtgcagatatggagggccactTGTAGTATAATGAACCCCATGTATCCATCACTTCTTTTCAGTAAGGATCAACTCTTTGCTAATCCTGTTTTATCTTTTCTCCCCAGTCCTGCACTGTGTTCATCTAATCACCCCACACCggagtattttaaataaatcccaGACAGAACAGATCACTTTTTTGGTTTGTTGCTTAGTTTTTACTTTGAAGTAATTTGACTTACAGAGGTTGCACGTCagtgcagagagttcccatgGACCCTTCCCCCAGCTTCCTCTAATGTTGACATCTTACCTGGCCAGAGTACAGGCATCAGAACTAAGAAGTTAACGGTGCAATACTCTGGATATCACCAGTTTTTTCCAccagtgaatttttttctgtCCCTGGACCCCACAGTGCATTTAGTTGCCATGCCTTAGTCTCATCCAATCTGTAATTTCCTTAGTCTTGTCTTTTATGTCCGTCAGTTGTTTTTTCAGCTTTTGGgtgtttttcactttttggctgttgCCACGCACATTCTACAGGCACACCTTAGGTATcgtgggttcggttccagaccactgcaataaagcggTTATCGTGCTAAAGCGAGTCACGTGaacttttttggtttcccagtgcatgtaaaagttatgtttacactataaggtagtctattaaatgtgcaatagcattatgtctaaaaaatggacataccttaattaaaaaatacttgattgccaaaaaatgctaaccatcatctgagcctccATTGAGTCATCATCATTTTTGCCGTAGTAACATCAAAGGTAACTGATCACAGACCACCATTACAAATAcaatagtaatgaaaaagtttgaagtattgcaggaattaccaaaatgttcagatacgaagtgagcaaatgccgttggaaaaatggcgccaatagacttgctcaatgcagggttgccataaaccttcagtttgtaaaaaacactGCGAAAGGTAATAAAGCGAGGTGTGCTTGTGTAGGTGTTGTGTgggcatgtgttttcatttctcttggttatgtacctaggggtggaattgctgggtcatgtagtAACTCTGCATTCAGCCATTTCAAAGAGATCACTCTTACTTCACGGTAAGAGTggagggtggaagcagggagaccctTAGATTAACAGGAGAGGATGCTGGTGGTTTCTCAGGGCGCAGCAGGGGAGGTGATGGGAGGAGGTTGCACTGTGGGTGTATCTTGGTGTTTGAGCCAACAGCCTTGCCTGCCTTAAAGGACCAGGTGGTGTGAGAGAAAAGCTCATTagcatctctgtgtgtgtgagctATACACGTTCTTTACCCAATTTTTTGGTGGGTTGTTGGTGGGTTTCTTGGAGCCACCAAGAAACCCACCAA from Tursiops truncatus isolate mTurTru1 chromosome 15, mTurTru1.mat.Y, whole genome shotgun sequence includes:
- the SMIM10L3 gene encoding salivary gland specific protein SAGSIN1 isoform X2, producing the protein MAAALSGLAVRLSRSAAARSYGVFCKGLTRTLLIFFDLAWRLRINFPYLYIVASMMLNVRLQAAGQRTCWVLSHEESSHILRKEDTA
- the SMIM10L3 gene encoding salivary gland specific protein SAGSIN1 isoform X1, whose amino-acid sequence is MAAALSGLAVRLSRSAAARSYGVFCKGLTRTLLIFFDLAWRLRINFPYLYIVASMMLNVRLQVHIEIH